In Fragaria vesca subsp. vesca linkage group LG1, FraVesHawaii_1.0, whole genome shotgun sequence, the sequence TAAATGATTGGATTATATATTACTCTTTACGTAAAAAGTTTCCGATGCTCTAGAATTACTAGTGAGTTAACTGATCAATAAGCAAGTGGTCTTTTCGTGTGTTTTCCTAGCTAGTTTACTGCATAGTGATCGACATTTGGTTAAATTAGGTGTAATCAAAATATATCTTAATTACATGTCGATCTAAACAATCGGCACATTATTCTAGATTTTTCCTACTCAAAGATTTTGCACTTGTGGCTTTCTAGGTTTATTGGCGACATAAATCCAATTCGGTGTTAGGGTTTACAAGTTTGAAAATCATTGTGGTTTTCTCTAAGTTTGGAATCGAGAAAACAAAGATATGTTATGTATATATGTATGGAATCATCGAGGAGAAGAGATGAGCTACAACCTACTCAAATTTGAGAAAGACAATGTCCCATCATAGAGTGAATTTGTCAATTTTTAGGTTATTTTCAGAATTTAACAGCGTTACGCCTGAGATAGGTGGATAGCGTTACGCCTAATACTGTGGGTAGGTACAAATCCAAGTATATGGTTTTAATATATATCATGAACTTACATATTTGGATATTATCAGTTAACTTTTCATTTATATAGAATCCCATGACTAGATATTATATTAATACTTTGATGATATTCTATTAATACTTGGATATTCATTTAACCATTTTCACTGCTGGTTAGGATTAAATTCCCATTCTATTAATTAAGACTGTTTTCCGTTTCGTTCTAGATACAAAATAAGATTCTTATATTGGTAAAATAAAATTTACCAAAGATTCAAAAAGAATGATTGCACACGATCTCATATTATATTAAATCTTATGTCTAGCAACCATAACCAAGTTGCTCATGACAAAAGATCAGAGGAGCTCCTTGAGAGACGTACGTTTTTGAAGATATCTCAATGTACATTATCGGTAACCAAGTTCCAACTTCCAACCCTTGTTTCATTTTACCCGATTCATAATCGGAAATTAAGATAAAAATGATACCTTCGTCCTTGTTGCTTATAACAGCTACATCAACTGCTGATGGTGCTTATACAGAAGCACATGTTCAATTTCCATGTCCGAGTTCGACTTTGGCTAGTAGTACAAGCGCACACAACAGCCAAAAGTTTTACGAGTTCATATGATGAATGTTTTCTTTTCTTTCCTTTTGTTTTTCAAAGTGAAACTTTTAATAGGAAAACCAATGTACAGTTGATTAGAGAGGGAACAATATGCAGGCAACCAACTACTGTACTTGAACTGTGCCATCTAATAAGATTAGGAACTTACAGCACACACACTAGAAGTTCACAGTTGGCAAGTGATCAAATAGCAGGTTTAGCGAGGAGGATGTCGAGGAAGGTAGGGATACGACTGATTTAATCCGGGATTATGTCCACCATATCCATAATTAGCTCTACGACTGATAGGAATTCCAAACTGCACAGGATGTCCGTAGTTAGCATGAACATGATAGTTGTTGAAAGGAGTACCAAACTGTCCATGGTATCCATATCTTTCATGTGGCCAAGTTGATGAACTTGAATTTGGATAGTCAGGATGGTCTTGGTGCAATCTGATCGGTCTATTAGCTACTACAGATGTTCTTTGAGATTTATTTTGAAGCTGCTGTTGGTGGTCAAACCTGGTAGCAAATGTGATGTGCGAACGTTTATTGCCCTTTTTCTGCTTTGGTTGTTCTTGCGGTTTAACCTTGGAGGCGTTCTGATGCTCTTGTTGCTGTTGTTGTTCTTCAACCTGGTTGGAGGCTTTCTGCTCTACTTTTTCTTGTAGTGTAGCCTTGGAGGTGTTCTGCTCTTGCTTTTGTTGTTGTTCTTCAACCTTATCAGAGGCTTTCTGCTCTACTTTTTCTTCCAGTTTAGCCTTGGAGGTTTTCTGCTGTTCTTGTTGTTCATACTCGGAGGCTTTCTGCTCTTGTAGCTGTTTTCGTTTTTCAACCTTATTGCAGGCTTTCTGCTCTACTTTCTCTTGTAGTCTAGCCTTGAGGGTTTTCTGCTCTCGTAGCAATTGTTCGATCTTGGAGGCTATCTTCTCCTGTACCTGTTGTTGGCTTTCAACCTTATCGGAGGCTTTCTGCTCCACTTTTTCTTGCAGTTTACCCTTGGATGTTTTCTGCTCTTGTTGCTGTTCTTGTTGTTCAACCTTGGAGGCTTTCTGATCTGCCTTTTGTTGTAGTTTAGCATTGGAGGTTTTCTGCAGTTCTTGTTGTTCTTGAAATTCAACAATTTTCAGCGACGTTTGCTGTTGTTGTTCAACCTCTAAAACAAGAGATGATGACGCTACGCGTCTCTGCTTCTTAGACCTTTCAAGCAGAGCTATTTGTGATTCAATTTCCTCTGGTGGGTATTCAGACTCGAGGTTGTAAGCTTTGATACATTGAATAACAACTCGTAAATCTGCTATATGCTGGTCTGTAATCTTATCCTGCGTGAAAAAGTGAAATATTCAAGTTTTGATAGATGCATATTTTCATTGGAGATTCAAGATATAACACATCAGGAAGCATGCATTGAATGTCCAAATTAAGAAGAGATAAGGCACCTTTTCATCCAGCAATTTCTTTCTCTTGGTTCTATTCCTGCAGCACTTATTACCCTTATCAACATATTCTTTCAAGACTTGTACTGGGGGAAACTCGTCAAATAACTTCAAGGTGTAAATCAATCCAGCAGCGTCCATCAGTCGCTTCTTTTTTATAAGATCATAAATAATACCACGAAACTGCTCATTTTGAAGACCCTGCAAATGCGTTGCATCAGTAGTGGTGGCAGTGACCTGAAGATTTGAAGAAGTTGCTTCATTTTTGGCTACTTGAGATTCTGGTTTTTCAGTTTTTACAGAGGAACAAATCTTGCCATAATCTGTGCAGTTGTAGGAAACAAAGAAAGTCAGCACGTTAGGATAGCCACAAAATTGTAGCACTGCCAGTGCCACTAATGCTTTCACTAAGGTTATTGAAAGAAGAGTATATGATAACCATTATCAGGCGGGATGAGCATAACTATCAGTACTACCTAGTAAACTACAAGTACATGCCAAATATATGATATGAAGATCTACGATGAAATGGTACCGAAATAAGAGTATATGTGGGCGCTATCTGTCAACTAAGATTCTATGAGTTAACTGAGAAGAAAACATGAAACAAAATAGCCTACAAGTAAGACATAGTTAACACAAATGGGAGCGATATGTAATCATGTTGCAGAATATATCAAAGAGGCTAGACCTAAGAAGCAAGCAAATCTGATATCGATCTGTTTAATAATCATAACTTACAATAACTTCATAAAGTAATATGATATATAGTGCTGAAAATCATGCCCAATATGGAATGTGTATATAACCTACTATAAGCATAAAGCATCTTCCATACGGCATGATTTAAACAAATACAAAGAACTTTAATTTCCTTTGCAAATCTCACTTCTTTATCCCTACACTTACATAATTATATCATAAGAAAAATCAGGATCACCCTTTTACTCGACGGCAAAGGCATCAATAACCATTTGGTAATGTAGAATGAGCAGACAGATATTATTATTGGAAAGTGAGGCACACAGAAAGTAATTTTATTGGAAAGTGAAACAGATAGAAATTATGATTGCCAAAATCTCGATCAGTCTTCTCCTTGGAAGAGTCTACACTCCTGATCATCCAGGGAAAGCCAAGAGGATTGACAAACTCTTAAATTATCTGATGACCAGAATTGATCCAAGAAAGAAAAAAAAATGAAGACACCTAACCGTTTAATGAGATTTATGTTTATGGAATGTTAGAATTCAATAAAACGCAAAGAAGTACTCTGTAACATATTATAGATATTCAGGAGCATTGTAAAAAAGATTGTACCACTGAAATTCACTTCAATCAACATACCATTAAGATTCGAAGTAACCATACCAGGCTGTTATATAGCAGATAACTTTGAGAATAGAAGAGCTTACCAGGTGCCTTATATGTGGTACCAAGGGCCCGGAATAATTCCATTGCTTGTTCATGCTGAGCAACTACGTGAAAAAGACTTTGGAGCTCCTTCCTATCATAAGCAGAGGTCAATTCATAGGTAGTAACAAGACGCAAAAAACCCAAAATCTCCAACCAATTTTCACTCCCCACTTTCATCTTAGCCTTCCAATCACTGGCCAACTTCATTGCTTCTTCTATCAACTCCGGATTAATTTGGGGCGAGGCTCTCTTTAATTCTTCTAACAAAAGAATGCATGTCCTTCTAATAAGCACCAAATCAAACTCGTTGTTCTCGACGGTCGTGTTTGAAGGGTAAAACCCTTGCATTGCATCCAAAACCAGTTTTCCTGGTTCTGATGACTCTTGTTGAAGAATAGAAGAGATTTTGTTGCTCATTGAATCATTTCTCTTCATATGCTCATACATGAACTGCTGCAAATTTCTTCCATCAGTAAAATTGATGTTTGATTGATCACTTGCTGATGAAGGAACAATGGCATTGTTCACTTGAGCAACAACACCACATTGTTTCTTTGCCAACTCAAGATCTTTGGCCTCCTGTTGAAGTTGCCCCTCTTTAACTTTAAGTTCCGAGGAAAGTGAATTCAATTCCTTTCCGCGTTCTTCAACCCATTTTTTAAATTCCTCCATTTTTGACTCTACTTGTTTCTCTTTCAATTCAACTTCCCTCTCTTTAAGTTCAAGCTTGCAGGACCACTCCTCCATTGGTCGATTTCGCAAGCTATACTCTTTCACTTTGAGCGTCTCCTCTTTCAATTTCTCCTCTTTCGATTTGAGCTCTTTCTCACATCCTTCAATCAATCTCTGCAACGTTTTGATTTGCTCTTCTTTCACATCAAATTCTCTCTTCTTCCCTTCAATTGACTCAAGAATCGCATCTAATTCACCCTCTTTCGACTTAATACTCTCGCGATATACATTCAACGATCCTTGTATCACTCTCACTTCCTCTTCCTTAAGGTTGGCCAACTTGGAAGTGTCTTCTATACTCTTCTCTATCCAACTCAATTTCTCCTCTTTCGATTTTATTCTTCTCTCACATTCTTCTAACAGCATCTGAGCCGCTTTTATTTCCTCTTCTTTTGACTCGATCTTTTCCTTACCCTCCACAATGGTCTCATCAATCACACCTAACTGCTCCATTTTCACCTTAATATCCTCACGGTACTTGTTCAGTTCCTTCTCCTTAGACTCAACCTCATTCAATTTCTCTTCAATCCTTCTCTCAACCCAATTCAGTTTCTTGGTACGCTCTTGAATCCTTCTTTCCACCACACCACACTCCCTCTCCTTGTCTACAACCAATTTCTGTACATCCATCACTCTCTTCTCTTCACGTTCAATCTCCTGGCTATGCTTCTGAATCGATCTCTTTAATTCTATAACCTCTTGCACTTTCTCATCAACCAACTTCTGAACTCCACACAACTCGTCCGTTTTGGACTCCATCTCCGACTTGAATTTTAACTCCTTGGCTTCCAACATCTTCTCTCGCTCCCGAAGCTCTTCGAAACAGGTCCGGATCGCATTCCGGGTCGAATCAAAGTGTTCCTGGAGATCCTTCCATTGAATGGAGAGAACGAGCATGGAAGACGCTTGGGAATGCAATGACTCGTACGTCTTGCCTAGACTCCTTTGCTTCGTCTCCGATGCCTTCAAATCGGATGCTATCTTCTCCATGGTCACTAAACAAAAAGAAAACAAAAAAAACCAAGGCTTTGAAAACCAAGAAAACCCTAAAGGCTCTGTAAACCAAGAAAACCCTAGTGGCGCTACCGCGCTAGAAGGAAGAAAACATCTTTCACATCTTCTGATATTCCTTGAAGACTAGAGAGAGTGGTGGGACCACTCAGGATTGAAGTTGACCATTGTCTTTAGAAATCTTTTATTATTAGGAAAATTCTAGTATAACATTGACTTTGAGTTTCTTTTGTCACTTTCAGATCATAAGCCGGATTTCTAGCCCTGATCTCAACCAAATGGCAACTGTTATACCTACTATATCAGAGACAAGCCTATATATAACTCCCTAAAGGACACAGAAGGCCGAACCAACTACGGACACTGAGTAGGGTATAGGTAACAATGAAACAAGGTTGTTGATCAATTATGAATTCGGCGGGGAACTATGCCAAGCTCAACAGAAGATGGTGTTCAAGCTTATGGGGGAACCATGTTCTCAGGGAGGTAGACTTTGTTGCAAGTTCGAGGGAAGTTGGAGCCTAGTATATATTCTAAAAGAGATATTATAGTGTTGTGCTAGTGCAAGTGTTTGTGGATTGTCTGTCTATGATTTCATTCCAACCCTTTTTATATTGGGGCGGTTTCATTATTAACATCCAAGCAAACTTCAATTGCGATTTCACCCGGAATCTACTATAGGATTTCGCAAGGATTCTGTTTCCTAATAGAGATTCAACATAATTGTTAGAATTAAATTCAGTTGGGGGTGACTTCATGTCAGTCCTTACGTTTTTAATTTCATCAGTTTACCCCCTGAACTCTTCAATTTCTGTCTATCGTGCCCACATTCTCATATTTCGTTTGAATTGACCGTTAATTCTAGATACGGGCCCTATAGTTAAGGTTAAAATTAATTTGAACTAAAATATAATTTCTTCAACATTGTAAGATTTTTTTTTCCTTCATCATATAAGTTATCTATTCTTAGATTTAAAAGTTTCGGTTCATTGAGTGTTCATATGAGAAGTCTTTATTAGAGAATGTAAGCTATGAAGTGATTAGTTAGCTAAAAGATTAACAAAATAGATTGTGCATAAAATTCATGCTTCTCACCGATTATAATAGCCAACTCGAATCCTATCCCTTTTTCTTTTAAGAAATATCATGTTGATATATTAATACAAGCTAAAAAAAGTCGTTACGTACCTTCCCTATACGATCATGAGTAGATAAATATGAATACAAAAATGATACATAGACCAGATCCAATCATTCGACAGTATTCAAGATCACTTGATCAATGAGCCTACTACCAATGCATAATGAAGCGATGCAATAGTGTTAAAAAATCCATCTGTGACTCGAATCCTATCCCAATTAAAACCAATTTAAAGATCAGTTACGCTATTTGGGTATCAATCTCACTCAACTTAAAAGGAGTATTGGAATCCAAGGTTTTTCTAACTACGACAGAGTTTGGACGTTTCCAGGACTGTTAAAAACTTAAAATGGTATCTAGAATTTCAAAGAAAAAGAGTCATCGAAGTGTTGACTGTTGACACGGTTAGTGTAAAAAAAAACCCAAAATCTAATTAGTTAACATGCCGTCAAAACAACCCATAGAGCCCACATCGAGGACATCAATTATCAAGTTGAAAACAGAAGTAGAACTCAGAAAATAGAATACCTCGAGAGGGTAGTGCTTGGACAAAACACTGGTGTAGTAGCTAGCCTTCTTGAATCCCAGATGGAAGAGGTTTATAAAGAAATAGGATTTGATTAGGATACTGAAATTTCCAAGTCACAAAGTGACAAAACTATGTCCTTCTGAGTTGTATCCCAAAGAGTCGTGTATAAGAGAATGATGGGCGTGAGGAAGGTCGATCGAGGACAGTTTATAGTACAGGTGATGAGGGGGCAGTCATAGTTTTCGTTGATGGTTTTGGGGTTGAAGCTTTGGTTATATTAAGGCTGGTTCTGAATTTGATGGGTCGAAATGATATTGAAATAGGGGAGACTGCAACGCTGAATTCGGGTAACCAGGTAATTTAGGTCTTGGGAAGGAAGATGATGGGGGGAAACGAGAAAGAAATAAAGACGACGTATTAGGGAGTGGCAGAAAATTAAGAAGAAAATATCGGATTTCGATACAGACTGTTATGCTCGTGTTCATAGTCAAGGGACAAAAATGCGGATGATATCCCACATTTGCTCCTTTAATCATTGATATCTCACTTTTCAAAAATATCACATTGGTATCTGAAATTCCTACCCTTACCCAACATAAGCATCTGAAACTCATTTAGCCGGTTAACTCGACCAGCTGCCGTTAGACTTTGAGGAGTATCTTTGCCACTTCCAATTTATATTGTTATTTAAAATTAAAATATGCTATGTGAAATCTAAACCATCTTGCACCTTTCTTGTGACCATTCGATTAGGAATAAAACTTGGTCTCTCTCTTTCGCCACGGCATCCCCGTTCTCCAGGGCCTCGCGTTCTTTAACTGGGCAGCGTCTCGCGAGGGGTTTGAGTACAATC encodes:
- the LOC101312292 gene encoding uncharacterized protein LOC101312292; amino-acid sequence: MEKIASDLKASETKQRSLGKTYESLHSQASSMLVLSIQWKDLQEHFDSTRNAIRTCFEELREREKMLEAKELKFKSEMESKTDELCGVQKLVDEKVQEVIELKRSIQKHSQEIEREEKRVMDVQKLVVDKERECGVVERRIQERTKKLNWVERRIEEKLNEVESKEKELNKYREDIKVKMEQLGVIDETIVEGKEKIESKEEEIKAAQMLLEECERRIKSKEEKLSWIEKSIEDTSKLANLKEEEVRVIQGSLNVYRESIKSKEGELDAILESIEGKKREFDVKEEQIKTLQRLIEGCEKELKSKEEKLKEETLKVKEYSLRNRPMEEWSCKLELKEREVELKEKQVESKMEEFKKWVEERGKELNSLSSELKVKEGQLQQEAKDLELAKKQCGVVAQVNNAIVPSSASDQSNINFTDGRNLQQFMYEHMKRNDSMSNKISSILQQESSEPGKLVLDAMQGFYPSNTTVENNEFDLVLIRRTCILLLEELKRASPQINPELIEEAMKLASDWKAKMKVGSENWLEILGFLRLVTTYELTSAYDRKELQSLFHVVAQHEQAMELFRALGTTYKAPDYGKICSSVKTEKPESQVAKNEATSSNLQVTATTTDATHLQGLQNEQFRGIIYDLIKKKRLMDAAGLIYTLKLFDEFPPVQVLKEYVDKGNKCCRNRTKRKKLLDEKDKITDQHIADLRVVIQCIKAYNLESEYPPEEIESQIALLERSKKQRRVASSSLVLEVEQQQQTSLKIVEFQEQQELQKTSNAKLQQKADQKASKVEQQEQQQEQKTSKGKLQEKVEQKASDKVESQQQVQEKIASKIEQLLREQKTLKARLQEKVEQKACNKVEKRKQLQEQKASEYEQQEQQKTSKAKLEEKVEQKASDKVEEQQQKQEQNTSKATLQEKVEQKASNQVEEQQQQQEHQNASKVKPQEQPKQKKGNKRSHITFATRFDHQQQLQNKSQRTSVVANRPIRLHQDHPDYPNSSSSTWPHERYGYHGQFGTPFNNYHVHANYGHPVQFGIPISRRANYGYGGHNPGLNQSYPYLPRHPPR